The segment ttttattataaaattattaattttttatatttgatttgaattttttattaaactaattcatttaaaaataaaagatttataaAAGATTTAATTCTAACATTGAAAAAtattcttattttaattttttaaaataattattaaatttacattcatttttattatatttattattttttttatataattttgaaaaaaatattatattaatttattttaaaaaattattaaaataaagtatttaaaattgaaaaatattttttattttaattttttttaaattatcatttttattaatattttgattttgatacatTTTGAGTTTACATTTAATTTTgctctatttaattatttaatttagattCAAGTTTGAAAATAAAATACATTCTTTTAATTATTCTACAaaacttattatttttattttgttaaaataaatagttgaaaataaattaaaataaataattaacaagAAATTCGAAATATGTTTTGAAATCTCTTTCTCTTATTtatctatttatctctatctctcttgtCTCCTTATTGCTCCATCTTTTTATATTGTGCTACTTCTCTTCTAtcctttctatatttctctctttgcCCATTAGATAATTAGACAATTCTTATATGTcgataaatattttataattttgaaatttgaaatttatgtATAAATAATTTAGCTATTCTGTTTATTGAGAGCATGAATTCATGTTTTACACGTATCATTTAAAGTTATAATAACAATAATAAGTACATGGCCTTAAACACAACTGCCTTCCTATACATCTTGGTAAATATTTATGGACAAATCCACTCATCCTTTAATGCGATtgaaatttgttgaacaagtttaATAATTCATCATATATAGATAATTCATTTATGACCAATAGAATGTCATTGAAATGAAGGATATGAAGATTCATATGTTAGAATTTGTACTATATATAAATCTGAAAAATGATCAATGGTTAATGGTGTTTCAAACAAGTATGTACAATATGTACAATATAATAACAAACACTATGGACTTAACCACATGGTTTACATTACCTTTGTTTGAatataagaatttgaaatgttcttGGAACCTCTCAACCCAATACAAAACCAACATGTATAGACAAGATCCTTATTTTTTTGCATATCTTTCCCATTAGGTTTGGCTTCAATTGATTTTTAATCCTTGTAAGAGGATACTTATAATTGCATAGTTGATTTCTACCTATAAAGAAGAATAGTGGTCAAAACAATAATTTATAAAGTgaaataatgcaatttttttttttgataagtttAACAAGTTTAATAATTCAACCTATAGAGATCATTCATTAATCACCAATATCAAGTCCTTGAAATCAAGGATAGGAAGATTCATATGATATAATTTGTAGTATGTACAATATGTATCTTATCAGTTTTGTAAATGAGctaattgtaaaaaaaattaaagaaaattaaattttaaaaaaataggaaacatcaatttatttgatcaattaaaaaaatttataCTCAATTTCTTGGATATTTTTTAATAGGTTGAACAAGTTTAATAATTCATCATATAGAGATAATTCATTTATGACCAATAGAATATCATTGCAATAAAGGATATGAAAATTCATATGTTAGAATTTGTACTATATATAAATCTGAAAAAGGATCAATGGTTAATGGTGTTTCAAACAAGTATGTAGAACACGTACAATATAATAACAAACAATATGGAATTGACCACATGGTTTACATTATTTATGTTTGAATATAAGAATTTGTAATGTTCTTGGAACCTCTCAACCCAATACAAAATCAACATGTATAAACAAGATCCTAATTTGTTTTGCATATCTTCCCCATTAGGTTTTGCTTCATCTGGTTTTTTATCCTTGTAAGAGGATACATAATTGCATAGTTGATTTCTAACTATAAAGAAGAATAGTGGTCAAAACAATAATTGATAAAGTGACataatgcaaaatttatttttttgataagcTTAGCAAGTTTAATAATTAAACCTATAAGGGTCATTCATTAATCACCAATATCAAGTCCTTGAAATCAAGGATAGGAACCTACCAATCATTATTAAACTCCATTGCCCTGCCACGTAATAAATTTCCTGATACACATTTAATCTTTTAAGCATGTTCagatggaaacaaaaatttatatgACCTCTACTCCAAAATTCCTACAAGCATCTTACACCcttttaatgaaaataaaataaatttcttaaaATAAAAATTGATGGTAGGTTTTAGACTACTTCATTTTCTGGTAAATATTGGAAAAAGTCTATGAGATTCTTAATAAATGAGAGTTGTGGTCAAAAAATTATCACAAAGAATTATGTCATAGCCATTTGCTAAATCATCCCTAATCATTCCTATTGCAAATATCTGTCAAAACAATGCTCAACCAGttggtcctccttttgttgcaAATTTTATGATGGCAAATAAGCAGATATTCCTTAGgatgataaatatatatttttacttgTTTTGGGTATTTtgtataattaattgttttaatttttaattttttttttttttttcattgaaacATTATTTTGTTCTATTAATACAGGCGTATTAGTGCATTTGATAGTTTAGGTAGGTCTTAATTAGCTTGCCTCTAAATGATCATTTTCGTGCACATCTAAACTTTTCTCTACAAATGGCAAATTTACAATAGAAGATATTTCATCTGATATTGATTATTTTAGTCCATTTAAATgttacaaccataaccaagaaATTGGGTATGATTTTTTTTGATTGATCAAATAAATTGATGTTTCTTATCTTTTTAAACTTtcattttctttaatttatttcatttaattttttacaaTTAGATCATTTACACAATTGATAAGATACATATTGTACATACTACAAATTCTAACATATGAATCTTCCTATCCGCGATTTCAAGAACTTGATATTGGTGATTAATGAATGATCTCTATAGGTTTAATTATTAAACTTGTTAAACTTATCAAAATTCTGACCACTATTCCTCTTTATAGTTAGAAATCAACTATGCAATTGTGTATCCTCTTACAAGTATCAAAAATCAATTTAAGCAAAACCTAATGGGGAAGATATGCAAAAAATATTAGGATCTTGTCTATACATGTTGATTTTGTATTGGGTTGAGAGGTTCTCAGAACATTTCAAAAAATTAATGCAAAAAATTATGTTTCCTTCTTTATTGGGGAAGATATGCAAAAAATTATTAAACTTGTTCAACCTATTAAAAAATAACCAAGAAATTGGGTATGAATTTtttaattgatcaaataaattgatgtttcctattttttttaaatttcattttctttatttaatttaatttcatttttttacAATTAGATCATTTACACAATTGATAAGATACATATTGTACATACTACAAATTCTAATATATGAATCTTCCTATCCTTGATTTCAAGGACTTGATATTGGTGATTAATAAATGATCTCTATAGGTTAAATTATTaaacttatcaaaaaaaaaattgcattatgtCACTTTATCAATTATTGTTTTGACCACTATTCTTCTTTATAGTTAGAAATCCACTATGCAATTATGTATTCTCTTACAAGGATCGAAAATCAATTGAAGCAAAACCTAATGGGAaagatatgcaaaaaaaattagaatcttgTCTATACATATTGATTTTGTATTGGGTTAAGAGGTTCCaagaacatttcaaattcttatatTCAAACAAAGATAATGTAAACCATGTGGTCAGTTCCATAGTGTTTGTTATTATATTGTACATATTCTACATACTTGTTTGAAACACCATTAACCATTGATCctttttcaaatttatatatagTATAAATTCTAATGTATGAATCTTCATATCCTTCATTCCAATGACATTCTATTGGTCATAAATGAATTATATCTATATGATGAATTATTAAACTTGTTCAACCTATTAAAAAAAATGCTTTACAATATGCCACTTtatcaattctttttttttaacaattattcttctatttctaatgtttattaTTTTGGTCAATAATCTTGTTTttagcgtacccattgcacaccaaggtgaaaTTTCTAGTTTGTTATTCATTTCAATACACCCTACATACTTCGTCACAACTGACAACAGAAGTATAGAGCTTGACAATTGAGAGAAATATGTGGCTCCATTCGACATAtatttgtagcgtcataaattgtacacacttgctagggtggtacaatttcacacctagtttagcacccgccttggtgcattttgcatttcgcattgcatttcccctttagcacttaattaattaaattaattaggtctaaggttctatttcatcatcttccacatcataaagttgggccctttcattaaagtgtgcccttttcattttattcctccaatacatcatttaatcaaaaaacctaattaggtcctatttcaaacttgggggcttgatttcgggggtcaaaacatcttgaaatcacttgtaacttcgggattctctctaaaatcatcatatccgacggccctgaaaatttggtgaaaagttgtcgggaccgtggcacccgaagtgcacacggtcctggacatttttcccaaaattttaggagcacgatccaatcataaaataaagcttaaccccaagaaattggcgggagattcaatctctaggttggccaaaagttgaaattacaacctagggtttcatatataagagctctctttcttcatttgaggggatccggaatttttggtttcagggaccttatatgcagtgaaagagcagatctttgaagacttcaacaacgttcaatatccatctatcaagcattcatcaatttcattcatccattttagggcattgaaggcattgaagagcaataagggatcaccgactgaagattggcttgtacccctcccttggggttgggtatgatttcatgttgttttcatgtctttgcataagcctcaatatATCATtcgtattcatgctttagatcactttgcatctcgaTTTGGAGCATTCACATtaccatttacaagcaattagggtttactttctaggttgctctagtttgcttactcgcattttaggatcttgcacacacacaaggtctgcacacacatttacttttacaaatacaacttggctattcgtggaggtggaaatcaccaaagtgggggtttgactaaggcaaaaccctatatagccgcccaccataccttttcagatataactgcaggtttcaggattcggacgacaccacaagttgcagatccgacggaagcagaccgagacagaacttcacaccaagtttcagagcaaaagaccaggacaggggcgtggggcgccctagtcctaccaggacaggggcgctgggcgccctggtccctgggacagaggcgctgggcgccctggtccttctgtcagatagcaactttcagcatttccgacagctttccagattgcaaaacagcagtttcaggagcagtttccggagcagtatcaggacagtggcgcccgcccccccgtcccgaacattttcactcaaattttgactccgggtacgcatctgcattcttgtcttgcccttgtgtttacaacttttcattgtttaaactcaattctgcaatcttgctattagttcatacttgcactttgggcttaggaattgaacttgcatcattttatctttcaattacaacaaaggaatagaaatcctaataggtagcccgtggctctctctttcacaaaaagaagtagccaattgtgtgatacctctaggctctttcgtattccataatgtgtgtcaaaaggtaggattaggacatattagcctagtctcgctttttcccctacacaatatttTTATTGTTAAAATTTTTGTCGGGCATAAAGTACTCTTTTTATAAATATCTAgattaaataattagattgaaatgatattttttttgaataaatttcaCTAAACGTAGATTTTAATGAGAAATCTTAAATGTTTTGGAGAACTTAAAATTCAAATATAGAatagaagaaaataaatttaaaaatgatgaatttggaTACATACAATAGGAATCTACACCTTAAAAATTCTAAGGTTAAAATTTTAACAAGGACTCATTTGTGTAAGGATATTTCTCAATGGTTATTCTTTAGCACAACCACTACAATTTGTAGGGAAATAAAGCACTCCATATATAGTCAAGGATAAATAAAACAATTCTTACATAAGTATCTAGtgtaaataaattaattgatttaatttttatctttgtttctatcatttttatttatttatattgaaaGAAGCAATAAAAGAATTTGCATATCACTAGAAACATCACTATAACAATCTATAACAATTGAAACATAAACTATTGATAAGTAGCATCTACAACAAAAAAGTGGCTCTAGATACATGaaaaatgaaaataattgcaaATACTTGAACAACATTAAAGGTATAATAGTAAAAacaaattttgtgagaaatagttTCATGTCTATACAATAGAAATCGAAATTCGATAAGAAATAGTAGAAGGAAGCTCCATGCTTGGCATTCTCCAACCATAGGTGAATGCTAAATGGTCGAATCTCCATTAATCTTAATAATTGTGTGCAGTTGTTGAAGAAGATTGTGTACTTTGTCATCTTGTGAAATGTTAGACAAAGTTGTTTGCAGATTCACTATTTGGAGAGACAAATTAGCACTGatcatttgaatttttatttgcaaatgaaGGATGGTGTTAGAGAAAACAATATTGCAAGGAAGTTTCCAAAAAAAGTTGATAATTACATGTTTGCAAGTGTGGGATAGTTTATCAAAGGATGAAGAAGTACCAAAGAGACTTGATTTCTAAGACCATGCTTGAGGGGACAAGGTAGGCAAGGAAGTGAACAAACAGTTCCATAAATTTTCAGCCAGAGTGAAAAGCCAAAAAACATATTTTATAGATTCTAATTTGGCAGAAAAGGGACAAGTGGGTAGAGGGTAAACAAATTTAAGACGGTTATCAATAGGCAATTTAACATGAAGAACTTTCCATGCTAAGAGTTGAGACTGTGCATAAGCTTTGGACTTCTAGATTTGGAGATTGAGCTTGTCCCACTTTGACCAAAAAAATTTACATATGAACTCCACTCAGGTAGACATTTCGTTTTGGTTGTTCTTTAAGATATATTTGCAGGAAACAAAGAACTTTTTACACAAAATTTTTGGACAAATAATGAGAttggtcaatttttttttgtatttaagaTATTTGAGAAATTTTAGAAAATATTTGCAATTGTCTAATTTTAACAAAGAATTGGAGGAAATGTAGTTCGACAATGATAAGTTTTTGTATATAGAATGAAAAGTTATATGTAATATATTGTGATGTTGAAATTTTTCATGTAgattatgatgctctgcaaaaaggagattgttaggacaATTTAAAgtcaaacacaaacaacaagcaaCAAAACCAGGCGTTAATGTTAGAAATCACAATGTAAACAATAGCCTAAGCaatcatatcaagagagatactaaaataagaaatggaaagaatgcaaagacaaaagaggtaaactaaactcctccaaatgctgaccaaaacattcatagtgactcctcccttattcctctcctctccaagttcccaaatgagtgtagctcttagtagctttttgcactattttggatgtcttatggagattcaagattgaaatgattaTGAGATGTCAATGCAAGTGTAAAGaaaactaaatatgagatattatctAGTTATCTAgtgttaattttagcccaaaagacaaatatagatgattatgctaaattctctctaaaattcactataagttagatacatgcaagtttttaggatctggattatgaagaaatgagctctatttataggtaaaatggagcaatggagggttgagattgagaaatctcaacaagggtcgggatcgatgggtttatgatccatgtgatgactttcaatccaatcccaagatgacaaatgtcaacaagagatgggttgagaggggagggaataagcattaaatgcttgacatgacttgagggttaacttcggaggtaaggttaatgttgagttgaaagaataaagccattatccaataaataatgttgttatccaatggataaaatcttgtgcaagagttagcgaggataaccatggtcaaagcaataaatgcttgaagagacccatgagtcaagtGAGGGTTGAGTTaaaggtaaagtctctaaccatgtgggtgagttgagttaaccataaatggttatgtaagagccattaatggtcatgtaagccattagtggtttggaagactttagaggttagcttgttgaacacataaaacattaaatgcttttgaaagactttgaaggctttgagaagtgacttcaagttccttaggaatgtgacaataattaggggatggattaggctaattaggaatggttagaaagtggttagaagggtctagaagggatttaggattgcaagtgggttttgttgggcgaaggaaaataggatttaaattaaaataaaattaatttatttcaattgtggttgcaacttgcatttgtaggagaatgcaagtggggggagattttatggatttaaataaatgtcttaattatttatttaaaagaggaaaggggattaaataaaataaataggatttattcatttaattgattgtgaatttgatttaatgaatgaattaaaataaattgaataatttatttaattaataggagaatgattgaagatgaattaactgttggctagtggatttattaatcaaataaatagtaaatattcatttaattaaatggacaaatttatgtgactacatttgcccctctttgagacggtgcggtttattgtgtcgtttcaaagaaagactaatagatgtgaagaaatatgccctataaatgttaatttagtgggtggtattcccccttgagagatgggccaaatttttttgaaaaattgggcaatctctcgaaaaagaacgagaattggcagggaggtagaatagaaaaatttagcaataatggtgaaagaatgaaagaaatcgGAATTAAAATGGAGAGATGAAATGCactggaagttcacagggaccatggcggtgagtagggtaaaattagggttagggctgagggtatatatgggggggaAGGGATAAAACAacctcatttgcatccatctctGTAGCAGTtgtagagctctgatagtgacttctGGTGAAGAGTGAGTAGCAGTCAACATGCCGATTCCCATAGCAGATCATCGATTAGAGCAGATCCGTCTATTCCAATGACCAGATGACTACAGACTTGAGGTacacaaatttcaatttttaaGTTTTGTGCATTTTTAATGTCTGTTTGCAAGTGTCCAAGTCAACCCAAGACAATAGCACTAAGActatgttttagtgcttttgtccgttaaaatagcgcttttgtgtcGCTATAGCGCTATTGCGTGGTCGTTTTGGCGCTATCGGCTGTTGTAGTGCATGTGTCGGGTAGTTTTAGCGTTAATATAGTGTTAGCACGATCGAGTAaattttgtagcgctattgttatgTTATGGCACGTTTGTCTAGGTCATTTAGCGCTTGTGTTGTTTCTAGCGCTAGTGTGTGGTGGTTTTAGCATGATTATCATCATAATAGTGCTATTATGTGCATGCAGTAACGCATTTGTGTGTTTAGAAAAATTGCACTATTGTCAAAAATAGATGCCCTAGCATTGAGGAAAATAATCTCTTGATGCCTatgttgggtggatggatggataagtgagttgttttgaaccatagcagccccgttgagactaggtcattatgataaatgcctgttgtagtctgggtttgccatgatcgcttacctgttgagacccgaagatacttgatcaaagtatatgttgatagtctaggtttaaacttaagaaagtttgaaacaaaacaactgatgatgatgcagatgtgtgtttttgtaggaggatcttcccgttCTGCAGATGCGGGAGCGACATCTAGCCACACAACAGCTGAGAGATCAGTTGATAGAGGCCAAGATCGATTATATTTCAGCGACAAGCCTctatgatgtgatgcacatgcccgtgattcagacgAATCGCGGCCTGATGACGACATTAGTGGAGCGGTGGCACAATGAGACTTGCATGTTCCATCTGGCTatgggggagatgaccgtgacactgGAGGATATGTGGCGGATTTTGAACATCCCTATCCGAGGGGAGTTGGTGATGTATGACCGAGCATGGGGGATAACAGCTGTGCAACAGATATTTTTAGAGGAtgtatttattgatgatggctcagtagcatgggaggagatagctgcGTTATATGAGCCACTTCCAACTGTGTTATTAGGTATTGTTGGGGGCTTGCTACGCCCTGATCGATGATCTCATGGACTGGCCATGGGTTGGGGCCAATTTATAGAGTTGATGGTGACTGAGGGGGGCCGCTTTGCATGGGGACCTTGCGTTCTGACACATTTATACCAGGAtcttcatgaggtggtttaccgagaGATGATTTCTCTAGGAGTTAGGATCACTCTGctacatatctgggcatgggagcatctacccGTGACATGACCTGTAAGTTTAAGATTTAGGGCAGTAGATCAGCCCTATTTGTACATGTAcagaggtatgatgagtcagcccgaCGTGGGGAAGTTTGAGTGATGGTGATGGGCATTAGACGATAGAGATACAGTGATATGGaggccctatattgagtgtgagccttggtatgatgatgtagaggccttgccatatgtgtttatgacacattttttgattggtaggacaacctacattATGTTGAGACATTTACCAGGTcgagtgatgagatagtttggatggAGGCAGGGGCTGCTGAGAGGGTAAAGGGAGTATGCACAGGCAATGTGGGAGCGGTTTCAGTGGGGGccagtgttaccatatgatcaggccttAGCCGAGTTCTGGACCCTACAGTGGACACCGTGGCATATGAGGTCGAAGATTATAGATGTAGGGGTTACAGAGGAGTATATTCAGTATATCACTGCACATCCTATTCCACGTATATCGGATTTGGTGGAGCCAATTCCAACTTTTGAGGATGATAAGCGACAACGACGGAGGAGGCGAGGAGTTCGAGGACTTGTAGGAGGTGGACGAGGTAGGGGAGGTGATGAAagtggaggtgatggaggaggaggtgacgGAGGGGGAggtgatggagatggaggaggtgggggtggaggtggtggaggaggacatTTGCAGAGGAGAGGGAGAGGCGAGTAGCCATTACGACTGTCACAGGGGCCTTTGATGTAGGGGGGAGTCATattaggtggcagggatatgggggagggagaggcacctatggatatgggagagggagcTATTGTTGGaagagagggagctacaggtggaggaggGGATCCTATGGGGATGGGAGGAGTAGATTTGCAGGATCATATGCTAGTATATATGCAGACTCAACTTACAAAAGCTGAGGCACGGGTGGAGGAGAGTGAAGCAGAGATTGTAGCTAGAGATGTTCAATTGTTTGCACGGGAGTTAGAGTTGACTGTAGTGCTGCGAGAGAGAGATGATGTGATGGAGAGATTGAGGGAGATGCAAGATAGAGGACGAGTATTGGCaggagcatagggtcctactggggaggtgatgagggacaTACGATGAGCTCAGGCAGAGATAGATTATTGgtagggtttatatgagcaggagGTGTCATCCAGTCAGCGGGCACTGAGCTATGCACAAATGCGTCGGGTGAGATCAGAGCGATCtcaaaggatgcagagcagtggtggtgttatgggtcctccacggTGATATAGTgcaggtggtgcagggggtagtggtggAGCAGGCGGTGACGGGGGAGCAACATctagccagagtgccatttgagagaaatttatgtattttattacattgtcattttggactgtgacttggatgggtcttggtagccgatatttttgacatcactgtactgtgatacatgtatgtttttgcaagatgatatatgatgtgatatatgaggagatctcatattttgtgatgatatgtatgggtttatgcaggatgatgatttatgatttatgcttagatggatgttcTTATTTGCTAGATGTTTATGTtgatgagatgctttctatatgcatgttttatggatGAGTTGTTGACATGTGTATGCAGGTGAATACATGTATGATGCGTTGTTGTAATGCTTTGATGTATGTAATATCCTGATGACGATGTAATCATGtatgcaaaatgatgaatgaatgatgttgactatgagatagatagtacttgtgtttatgttgatgaaatgatgatatgcaaCTGTGTGTTTTTATAAGATGAAAATGTAATGAATCGAATGGTTTATGTAAATGTTCATAGATGGTTAACAatgaatgcaaaatggataaacaaatggtgattcaaatgtttatgtgatgatcttaaatgaatgcacttgtaaaatgaataaacaaatggtgattcaaatgtttatgtgatgatcttaaatgaatgcacttgtaaaatgaataaacaaatgttgagacaaatgtttatgATTCTAAACGacttaaaatatgactaagtgataAAGGAAAGTGAAATGATAATTGCAAATAAATGCAAAttgcaaataaatgcaactaagggataatgaataactgctCCTTAATGcaaataaaaggataatgaatgcatcttaatgaatccAGATGAAATTTTTAAAGATGAgtatgaaatgaatgagtataagaatatattggatggatagatgaatgtacTTGACTAATAGATAGATAGAtgtaaatgaatgcaactaaatgaatctagatgaatgtagtgtaaacaaacttaaatgatgatgaatgattttgaaTAATTTAAAAAGACATCTAACTGTACCTAGATGACTAAAGGAATGTACATTAATGGCTAATAATGGAAGTAAATGAAATGATTGGAAAtttatacaaatgaatctaaatgcctTTATTTGCAATGATAATGTAAGGGTGATAAtataagtaaatgataatgaatgcgaCTAATGATATtagatgcacttaaatgaatatctaaaatggatgtaatgaacctacatgcaagtaaatgataatgaactagatgcatttaaatgcaactaaatgtaatggaatgataatgccatgcgttcatgatagatgaatgcaagttggtagatgaatgcaagttggtgagaaattgtatgatgcattgatgatgtatcagagaactccatcacgattgtatccaagaccaattcatatTAAATAACTTCTCGTATtttaacttgttcacacttgcatacaaaaccataaatatgaataatgaatgatcaaatggatggggtgatatgcaacagaatgcaatatatacagatgagatgaaaagacaatccatagtgctttatttttcatcattgagcatggtagtatcaatcttggacgaggcag is part of the Cryptomeria japonica chromosome 10, Sugi_1.0, whole genome shotgun sequence genome and harbors:
- the LOC131055535 gene encoding uncharacterized protein LOC131055535, producing MWERFQWGPVLPYDQALAEFWTLQWTPWHMRSKIIDVGVTEEYIQYITAHPIPRISDLVEPIPTFEDDKRQRRRRRGVRGLVGGGRGRGGDESGGDGGGGDGGGGDGDGGGGGGGGGGGHLQRRGRGE